tgttCCTATGGACTGGGGGGTGTCACTATggggtggggtatggggtggggtatggggtgtccctatggggtggggggtgtccctatgggatgGCGTAGGGGGGTGCcactatggggtgggggtgttcCTATGAGGTATGGGGcatctctatggggcaggagtgtccctatggggtaggggggtgtccctatggactggggggtgtccctatggggtggggtatggggtgtccctatggggcggCTGATGTGTCCCTctgtgtgtccccccccccccacagccacACCCTCTCGTGTGCCATCGAACCTCCGGGGCCGCCCCCGCTgtccccgcgccccccccgccccacgtTGGTCATCACGCACTGCACCGagtgagtgggggggggggggggggcaatggggggggggagaggggggggctCAATGTCACCCGGTGCCACTTTGTCACCCGGtgcccccccgcagccccctccccccagaGGTGACCCCAACGGTGCCGTGGGAGCGGCCGTGTCCcgcagcactgctgggggcGCCCCCACGGGAGACCCCAACATTGGCGCAGGTGAGAGCCCCACCGTCACCCCGCTGTGACCCCACCGTCACCCCTTTGTCACCCTATTGCCACCCCCCACCGTCACCCCTTTGTCACCCTGTGGTCACCCCACTGCACCCCACTGTCTCCCCGTTGCTCCCCCACTGTCACCCCCACTTACCACCCCATTGTtcccccattctcaccccatcctctcccctttgccccccccccctcagcgCCCCAAATGGCCGTCAGTCTCATCTCTGGacgccccccccgcccccgccgcccccccggcGCCCCCCCCGGCGCCGTCGCTGTCCCCCCCCCGCTGCCACCGCCGCTCTGCGTCCTGCGGAGCCGCGCTGTCCCCATCGGGCAGCGACTGCCGCATCGTCCGCGTCCGCATGGAGCTGCACAACGGGAGCCTCTATAAGAGCATCCTGGTGAGagcccccccacagcccccccacagacccccccaaacaccccccacagacccccccgTAGAACCCCAAAACACCCCCCAGAcctccccccaaacccccccattgacccccccaaaacagccccccattgaccccccaaaacacaccccatagaccccccaaacaccccccacagaccccccccgTAGAACCCCAAAACACCCCCCAGAcctccccccaaaccccccattgacccccccaaaacacaccccatagaccccccaaacaccccccacagaccccccccgTAGAACCCCAAAACACCCCCCAGAcctccccccaaacccccccattgacccccccaaaacacccccccatacacccccccaaataccccccccCCGTAGAACCCCAAAACACCCCCCAGAcctccccccaaatccccccattgacccccccaaaacacacccccatacaccccccaaaacaccccccaCAGACCCCCTCATAgaccccccaaaacacccccccAGACCtccccccaaaacagccccccattgaccccccaaAACAcacccccatagacccccccaaacaccccccacagaccccccctgTAGAACCCCAAAACACCCTCCCAGACCtccccccaaacaccccccattgaccccccaaAACAcacccccatagacccccccgAAACACCCCCCCAGacctccccccaacccccccccagtgacccccccaaaacacccccccATGGACCTACCCCCAAAACaaccccccatagaaccctcccccatagaccccccccaaaacaccccctCCAAACACCCCCCGAAACATCCCCCAatagaccccccccccaaaacatcCCCCCATGGACCCCCACCTCCCACTTCTCTCTATTCATTTTGGGGTGTCCCTGTCATCCCCCCCCATtaggtcccccccccccatagacccccccccctccacttTTCCCTCTTCATTTTGGGGGTgttgccccccccctcccacttCTCTGTTCATTTTGGGGGtgccccccccggaccccccccatAGATCACCAGCCAGGAGAAGACCCCCGCAGTGGTGACCAAAGCACTGGAGAAGCACGGCCagggggggggctcagccccccAATTCCAACTGGTGCAGCTGCTGCCCGACCACCGCGGTGAGTTGTGGGGGGGAAccccgaccccaaatcccccccccaaaaaacaccCCATAATAATCCCCAGAACACCCCCTACAATGACACTCAAAAACAGGCCCCCGAAAGACCCCAAAATAAcccccaaaaggccccaaacactccaaaaaaaaacagtcccCAAAAGACCCAAATtcccccaaagaccccaaaatccccgAAAgtgccccaaatcccccaaaagACCTCAAAATCCCCCAAAGTGGACCCAATAACCgcctgctgccctctgccaACATCGTCTtcccaaaagaccccaaatcctcccccaaaacccccagGCCTCCTGGAAATCTCCCTGAAGATCCCAGATGGCCCCAAAACTGCCCAaattgcccccaaatcccccacattCACCCCAAAACCGCCCCCTGTCCCCACAGAGCTCCCCCTGCCGCCCTCCGCCAACGTCTTCTACGCCATGAGCGGGCAGAGCTGCGACTTCGCGCTGCGGCCGCGCGGACCCCAACCCCAATAAAGGCGTTATGGCGTTAATTGGCGTTAATTGGGGCCTTTTTGGGCGGATGTTATGGGCTTTTATGGGGTTTCTTGCGGGCTTGGGGGGATTTCatgggttttcttgtttttgggggggggggatgtcaTGGGATTTTAGGGGGGTGTTATGGGATTTCATGGGGTTTCTTGAGGGTTTGGGGTGGATTTCATGGGGTTTCATGgggtttcttgtttttttggggggggatgtCATGGGATTTTagggggggttatgggattTCATGGGGTTTCTTGAGGGTTTGGGGTGGATTTCATGGGGTTTCATGGGGACAGGTctacccttctttgggtaaggaactggctgaggGCTGCGCCCAACGCgtagtggttaatggagttaagtccagctggagACCGTTCCAAGCGCTGTCCCCCGGGGTCGATACCGGGacccatcttgtttaatatccttATTGATGACCTGAATGAGGGgtcccatcttgtttaatatccttATTGATGATCTGAATGAGGGgtcccatcttgtttaatatccttATTGATGACCTGAATGAGGGgtcccatcttgtttaatatccgTATCGATGACCTGAATGAGGGgtcccatcttgtttaatatccgTATCGATGACCTGAATGAGGGGgtcccatcttgtttaatatccttATTGATGATCTGAATGAGGGgtcccatcttgtttaatatccttATTGATGACCTGAATGAGGGgtcccatcttgtttaatatccaTATCGATGACCTGAATGAGGGgtcccatcttgtttaatatccgTATCGATGACCTGAATGAGGGGGTCCCAACTTGTTTAATATCCTTATAGATGCCCTGAATGAGGGGgtcccatcttgtttaatatccttATCGATGACCTATACGAGGGGgtcccatcttgtttaatatccttATAGATGATCTGAATGAGGGgtcccatcttgtttaatatccttCTCGGTGACCTGAATGAGGGGgtcccatcttgtttaatatccttCTCGATGACCTGAATGAGGGGgtcccatcttgtttaatatccttATTGATGATCTGAATGAGGGgtcccatcttgtttaatatccgTATCGATGACCTAAATGAGGGGgtcccatcttgtttaatatccttACTGATGATCTGAATGAGGGgtcccatcttgtttaatatccttACTGATGACCTGAATGAGGGGgtcccatcttgtttaatatccttACTGATGACCTGAATGAGGGgtcccatcttgtttaatatccttATCGATGACCTGAATGAGGGGacccatcttgtttaatatccgTATCGATGACCTGAATGAGGGgtcccatcttgtttaatatccgTATCGATGACCTGAATGAGGGGgtcccatcttgtttaatatccgTATCGATGACCTGAATGAGGGGgtcccatcttgtttaatatccttATTGATGATCTGAATGAGGGGgtcccatcttgtttaatatccttACTGATGACCTGAATGAGGGACCCTCAGTAAGTCCggaggtgacaccaagctgggaggtggTGTGGATCCGCCTGAGGGTggggaggcccttcagagggatctcgATAAGCTGCATcgctgggctgaagccaatgggatgaggttctcccaggcagcacacaggacccgaggaaatggccacaagttgtaccagaggaggtttaggttggacaaaaggaaaagcttttcctctcagagagtggtgaggcgctggaatggctgcccagggaggtggtggagtcgccgtcccgGGCAGTGTTGAAGAGGCgcctggatgaggagctacgagagGTGGTTTGGCGCTTATGGGAgcagtggggatgggagggCGGTTGGAATAGATGGTCTcgtaggtcctttccaaccttgtgattctatgactgtataACACACTGCCAGCCCACGGTACCGGGTCGGATCTCCCGGCTTCATTTCTCTCCATCCCTGAGGTCCCCTCCTCCTGTCTGACTGCTGCAGGGCGGATGATCACCCCCTGTCTGCACCCCTCCCTGCGCTATCTGCAGCCCGTCAGATGCACCGCACCCCGTTTGCACTCCCTGCCCCCCCTTTGTACACATGGGGGGGATATCAGCCCTCCTCCTTCCACCCACCCGtatcagagctgctgtgctgctgagggaggCGGATGGGACGGCTGCATCGCTCCCCCTCAGCttcacagagctgctttgctgCGGGTTTTGGCTGCAATTCGGACCCTCTAAGAACGATCCCTCGTTGTGAGACTCCGCTGCAAAGCTGATCCGCTCGAGCTCTCTCCTCCTACAGTTTCTGCCCTCATATTCTCCCCACACTTCTTCCCCATATTCTTTCCAAATcctcttccccatctcctccatCGTCTCCTTCTCAGagtccttcctctctctccctaaattcttcccccctcctcttctccagcacagATGGCCTTCACATCGGGCTGCAACCACCCCAGTTTCACCCTCCCCTGGAGGACCCTCCTGCCTTATCTCGTGGCTCTGCACCTCCTCCAGCCGGGATCAGGTAggggtctgtggggctgctgtgcctgGCACAGGTGTtgctgtggggtggaggagCGGTTATGGGGCGGGGAGGACCCAtgcccagcacccagccccaCTTGGGTTTCACTTTCACTTGGGCTATTTCATGAAACATGTGATTTTGGGAAgaatttctgtctcttcttcaCCTCCACCACACGGTGTGAGTGGGCTCCCACCCCCAGCAATCCTTCCCCACTCCCTCCTGATCCCTCCCCACTGCTTTTACATGGGATGGAGCACACACCAACTCACCCTGTGCCGCTCCATGCCCCCACATTAACACAGCCACCATCTCACCATCTCTCCGTGCCCTTCTCATTGCCCAGCCCAGATCACAGTGGTGGCACCGAGCCTCCGTGTCACTGCCATCGTGGGACAGGATGTTGTGCTGCGCTGCCACTTGTCCCCATGCAAGGATGTTCGGAATTCAGACATCAGATGGATCCAGCAGCGGTCCTCTCGGCTTGTGCACCACTACCGAAATGGAGTGGACCTGGGGCAGATGGAGGAATATAAAGGGAGAACAGAACTGCTCAGGGATGGTCTCTCTGATGGAAACCTGGATTTGCGCATCACTGCTGTGACCTCCTCTGATAGTGGCTcctacagctgtgctgtgcaagaTGGTGATGCCTATGCAGAAGCTGTGGTGAACCTGGAGGTGTCAGGTCAGTGGCTGGGATGTTCTAGGATGGAGAGCTGACGGATCACAGCCTTTGGAAGTGGTCAGGGCTGAACAGCTCCATGAGATGCTCGAATTGCAGTGGGCGCACGCTGTGATTTGGGGATGGGTCTGCATGGATgaggtggttgggttgggtttctGGGATGGGTTTCTCCACGTCTCAGTGGCAGTGGGCACACAATGCTGAGCAGCTCCTCCGCCTGTGCCAATATGGGGACGCTGCCCTTGTGTGTCACTGCTCCCTGGTTGCTGCCCCTTCGGGTTCTGTGATCTCCCAAGGCTGAGTCTTGCTTTTCCACACATGGGAATTTAAAAGGACCCTCTTCTTGACATTTCTTCCAGACCCCTTTTCTATGATCATCCTTTACTGGACAGTGGCTCTGGCTGTGATCATCACACTTCTGGTTGGGTCATTTGTCGTCAATGTTTTTCTCCATAGAAAGAAAGGTGAGCTGAGAGCGGAGGGGATGGAGCACAGGGAGGTGTTGTGCATGGACAGGGATGGTCGGGGTGGTGCTGAGCTCAGGTCCACGGAGGTACACAGGTGGAGGAACGGTGACTTTTCATGGGATTCCCAGTGCTCATTAAATAacatttgcctttctttttgggaataaaggaaggggaaaaaggataGTGGTAAGGGTGGGCAGATAGGAATGTGGCTGGACTGTGGGGCAGGTGGAAAGTCCAAACCCTCTGGAGAAGTCCCCACAAACCAAGCTGCCCTGCTGACCAgctatttctctgctttgttttccagtggcacagagcagagagctgagtgAGTCCTTCCATCCCCATCCACCACCAAAGTCCCTTTAATGGAACTGACAGCAGACTGCAGAGTGCTGGGTTATGCCATGTGCTGGGGCCATGAGCTATGTTGAGGCTTTGGAATGTGTTGGGGTTGTGGGATGTACTGGGGTCGTGGGATGTGTCAATCCTGGCTGATTCACGTGGAAAAACCTTTCACAATCGGTTCCTTCCAGTTTGTTTAATTCCTTCTTGGGCCCAAAGTGGTCATTGGACTCCTCCCAGAAAAaagggtttggggtcagggtgtGAGAGCTGATGGCATGGAAACGTGTCCCCTCTGACCAtgcatttcatttgcttctattttgcagagagaaaagatgcaGAGTTGGGTAAGTCTCCTTCCCTAAAGCGAGGGAATTCAGGGTGTCCCCATGGCATCAGCCGTGGAATTAGTAGCTGTCCTCTCTGACAattcactgctctgctctttcctttccagtgGAGAAAGCTGCAGCATTGGGTGAGTTATATTCCCCAAGCCAAAGTACTTTGGGTCTTCCCATTGGAAGTTATTTCCTCAGACCAtcctttctgttgtgtttgctTTGGCATCATGTTAGTAAAATGCCTTCTTGGGACCAAAGTGGTCATTGGCCACttcccagaaaaaaagatttgggGGCAGGGTGTGGGAGCTGATGGCATGGAAATTTGTCCCCTCTGAccatgcttttcctttgcttctttttgcagagagaaaagatgcaGAGTTGGGTAAGTCTCCTTCCCCACAGCGAGGGAATTCAGGGTTTCCCCATGGCGTTAGCCACGGGATGAGCAGCTGTCCTCTCTGACcatgcactgctctgctctgccttttccAGCGGAACAAGCAGCGCTATCGAGTGAGTCTCCCCctccatttttattatttttaaatgttcagCCTCCGGTAGCTGTGGGATGAGATGTTCCTCTCATCATACACTgactctgcttttcctttgcagagcaAAGAGATGCAATGTTGGGTGAGTCTCCCACCTGAAACCAAAGAGATTTGGGGTCTTCCCATGGGATCAGCCATGGGATGATAACCTGAATCTTCTCATCGTGCGTTTcttatttgttccttttgcaGAGAAACACGTTCTAAAACTGGGTGAGTCCTCACTCCCAAATTATAAAGCAAAGGGTTCTGTCTGTGTGAGCTGTGGGATCAGACGTTCCACTCATcatgcattgcttttctctttctttttcagaggaaaagacaGACGAAGTGGGTGAGTCTACATTCactaaagcaaagaaatatgGGGTCTCCCTTGGGATGACAAGCTGTCCCAAAAAATCATGTGGtgctttttcttgtctttttatttacttatttatttatttatttgcagagaATTGGAATTCAGTGCTGAGTAAGTTGCAGTCACTGAACTGAGGGAATGTGGGGTCTTCCCAAGGGACTGCGTAGGGGAGAAGTTCCcatgcactgcttttctctttctttttcagagaaagacAGTGAAGAGATGGGTGAGTCTCTCCTCCCAAATTAAAAACGTTGGGGTTCCCatgtgggagctgtgggatgagATGTTCCTCTCATCAACcatcttttttacttttcctttgcagGTTATGGCTTTGCAGAACTGAGTAAGTCTCCCTCCCAACACGGAAGGGATTTGTGGTCTTCCCATGGGATCAGCCATGGGATGATCATCTGACCCCTCTCATCATGCatttcatatttgtttcttttgcagagaAACTGGCTGCAGAACTGGGTGAGTGCTGCCTcccaaattaaataaaaagggGGTCTGCCTGGGAGAGTGGTGGGATGGCATGTTCCTCTCACTGCgtgttgcttttcctttcttttccagagaaaCACTCTGAAGAGATGGGTGAGTCTCCCCACCCCAATTATAAATGCTGGGGACTTCttgtgggagctgtgggatgagCTCTTCCTCTCATCATGCgctgtttctgcttttcctttgcagggACAAGGGATTTAAAGTTGGGTGAGTCTCTCTTCCCAAACCATACAGATTTGGGGTCTTCCCACGGCATCAGCCATGGGATGATAATCGGACCCTTCTCATCATGTGTATCTTATTGGTTCCTTTTGCAGAGCGACTAGCTGCCAAACTGGGTGAGTCCCCCCTCCCAAATTACATAAAAAATGGGGTCTGCCTGTGTGAGCTGTGGGATGAGATGTTCCTCTCATCATAcgctgcttttctcttccttttccagaaCATCAAACTAAAGAATTGGGTGAGTCTTCTTTCCCCAACCCCAAGAAATATGCGTTTCCCATGGGATGACAAGCTGTGCCACCTCATCATGCCCtgttttttctgtcctttttgcagagaaacagcatTCACAGTTCCGTAAGTTGCAGTCACTGAACTGAAGGAATGTGGGGTCTTCCCAAAGTCCTGCATGTGGGATGAAAAATCCCCTCTGACcatgcactgcttttctccttctattCCAGAGAGACACTTTCAGAATATGTGTGAGTCTCCCCACCCCTGATAAATAAAAACGTTGGGGTCTTGCTGTGTGAGCTGTGGGATGAGATGTTCCTCTCATCACacattgtttttctgattttcttttgcagatttAAGTGCTGGAAAACAGAGTAAGTCTCCCTCCCTGCACAGAAGGAACTTACGGTTTTCCCATGGGATCAGCCATGGGATCATCATCCGACTCTTCTCATCATGAATTTcgtctttctttcttttgcagagaaaatggtTACAAAACTGGGTGAGTCCAACCTCCcaaactaaat
The DNA window shown above is from Gallus gallus isolate bGalGal1 chromosome 16, bGalGal1.mat.broiler.GRCg7b, whole genome shotgun sequence and carries:
- the BG8 gene encoding MHC B-G antigen isoform X34, whose product is MGRLHRSPSASQSCFAAGFGCNSDPLRTIPRSQMAFTSGCNHPSFTLPWRTLLPYLVALHLLQPGSAQITVVAPSLRVTAIVGQDVVLRCHLSPCKDVRNSDIRWIQQRSSRLVHHYRNGVDLGQMEEYKGRTELLRDGLSDGNLDLRITAVTSSDSGSYSCAVQDGDAYAEAVVNLEVSDPFSMIILYWTVALAVIITLLVGSFVVNVFLHRKKVAQSRELKRKDAELVEKAAALERKDAELAEQAALSKQRDAMLEKHVLKLEEKTDEVENWNSVLKKDSEEMGYGFAELKKLAAELEKHSEEMGTRDLKLERLAAKLEHQTKELEKQHSQFQRHFQNMYLSAGKQKKMVTKLEEHCEWMVRRNVKLEAAAVKVGQQAKESEERHEEMAEQTEAVVVETEE
- the BG8 gene encoding MHC B-G antigen isoform X22; protein product: MGRLHRSPSASQSCFAAGFGCNSDPLRTIPRSQMAFTSGCNHPSFTLPWRTLLPYLVALHLLQPGSAQITVVAPSLRVTAIVGQDVVLRCHLSPCKDVRNSDIRWIQQRSSRLVHHYRNGVDLGQMEEYKGRTELLRDGLSDGNLDLRITAVTSSDSGSYSCAVQDGDAYAEAVVNLEVSDPFSMIILYWTVALAVIITLLVGSFVVNVFLHRKKVAQSRELKRKDAELVEKAAALERKDAELAEQAALSKQRDAMLEKHVLKLEEKTDEVENWNSVLKKDSEEMGYGFAELKKLAAELEKHSEEMGTRDLKLERLAAKLEHQTKELEKQHSQFQRHFQNMYLSAGKQKKMVTKLEEHCEWMVRRNVKLEAAAVKVGQQAKESEERHEEMAEQTEAVGESLSPNQRNMGQSMG
- the BG8 gene encoding MHC B-G antigen isoform X1 codes for the protein MGRLHRSPSASQSCFAAGFGCNSDPLRTIPRSQMAFTSGCNHPSFTLPWRTLLPYLVALHLLQPGSAQITVVAPSLRVTAIVGQDVVLRCHLSPCKDVRNSDIRWIQQRSSRLVHHYRNGVDLGQMEEYKGRTELLRDGLSDGNLDLRITAVTSSDSGSYSCAVQDGDAYAEAVVNLEVSDPFSMIILYWTVALAVIITLLVGSFVVNVFLHRKKVAQSRELKRKDAELVEKAAALERKDAELAEQAALSKQRDAMLEKHVLKLEEKTDEVENWNSVLKKDSEEMGYGFAELKKLAAELEKHSEEMGTRDLKLERLAAKLEHQTKELEKQHSQFQRHFQNMYLSAGKQKKMVTKLEEHCEWMVRRNVKLGESSSPTKEMWGLPWDQPWDDKLNLIMCFLFVPFAEAAAVKVGHKAKESEKQKSELKERHEEMGQQAKESEKQKSELKERHEEMAEQTEAVVVETEE
- the BG8 gene encoding MHC B-G antigen isoform X32 — translated: MGRLHRSPSASQSCFAAGFGCNSDPLRTIPRSQMAFTSGCNHPSFTLPWRTLLPYLVALHLLQPGSAQITVVAPSLRVTAIVGQDVVLRCHLSPCKDVRNSDIRWIQQRSSRLVHHYRNGVDLGQMEEYKGRTELLRDGLSDGNLDLRITAVTSSDSGSYSCAVQDGDAYAEAVVNLEVSDPFSMIILYWTVALAVIITLLVGSFVVNVFLHRKKVAQSRELKRKDAELVEKAAALERKDAELAEQAALSKQRDAMLEKHVLKLEEKTDEVENWNSVLKKDSEEMGYGFAELKKLAAELEKHSEEMGTRDLKLERLAAKLEHQTKELEKQHSQFQRHFQNMYLSAGKQKKMVTKLEEHCEWMVRRNVKLEAAAVKVGQQAKESEKQKSELKERHEEMEQTEAVVVETEE
- the BG8 gene encoding MHC B-G antigen isoform 3 precursor (isoform 3 precursor is encoded by transcript variant 5): MAFTSGCNHPSFTLPWRTLLPYLVALHLLQPGSAQITVVAPSLRVTAIVGQDVVLRCHLSPCKDVRNSDIRWIQQRSSRLVHHYRNGVDLGQMEEYKGRTELLRDGLSDGNLDLRITAVTSSDSGSYSCAVQDGDAYAEAVVNLEVSDPFSMIILYWTVALAVIITLLVGSFVVNVFLHRKKVAQSRELKRKDAELVEKAAALERKDAELAEQAALSKQRDAMLEKHVLKLEEKTDEVENWNSVLKKDSEEMGYGFAELKKLAAELEKHSEEMGTRDLKLERLAAKLEHQTKELEKQHSQFQRHFQNMYLSAGKQKKMVTKLEEHCEWMEAAAVKVGHKAKESEKQKSELKERHEEMGQQAKESEKQKSELKERHEEMAEQTEAVVVETEE
- the BG8 gene encoding MHC B-G antigen isoform X3, which produces MGRLHRSPSASQSCFAAGFGCNSDPLRTIPRSQMAFTSGCNHPSFTLPWRTLLPYLVALHLLQPGSAQITVVAPSLRVTAIVGQDVVLRCHLSPCKDVRNSDIRWIQQRSSRLVHHYRNGVDLGQMEEYKGRTELLRDGLSDGNLDLRITAVTSSDSGSYSCAVQDGDAYAEAVVNLEVSDPFSMIILYWTVALAVIITLLVGSFVVNVFLHRKKVAQSRELKRKDAELVEKAAALERKDAELAEQAALSKQRDAMLEKHVLKLEEKTDEVENWNSVLKKDSEEMGYGFAELKKLAAELEKHSEEMGTRDLKLERLAAKLEHQTKELEKQHSQFQRHFQNMYLSAGKQKKMVTKLEEHCEWMVRRNVKLGESSSPTKEMWGLPWDQPWDDKLNLIMCFLFVPFAEAAAVKVGHKAKESEKQKSELKERHEEMAEQTEAVGESLSPNQRNMGQSMG
- the BG8 gene encoding MHC B-G antigen isoform X4, encoding MGRLHRSPSASQSCFAAGFGCNSDPLRTIPRSQMAFTSGCNHPSFTLPWRTLLPYLVALHLLQPGSAQITVVAPSLRVTAIVGQDVVLRCHLSPCKDVRNSDIRWIQQRSSRLVHHYRNGVDLGQMEEYKGRTELLRDGLSDGNLDLRITAVTSSDSGSYSCAVQDGDAYAEAVVNLEVSDPFSMIILYWTVALAVIITLLVGSFVVNVFLHRKKVAQSRELKRKDAELVEKAAALERKDAELAEQAALSKQRDAMLEKHVLKLEEKTDEVENWNSVLKKDSEEMGYGFAELKKLAAELEKHSEEMGTRDLKLERLAAKLEHQTKELEKQHSQFQRHFQNMYLSAGKQKKMVTKLEEHCEWMVRRNVKLGESSSPTKEMWGLPWDQPWDDKLNLIMCFLFVPFAEAAAVKVGQQAKESEKQKSELKERHEEMEQTEAVGESLSPNQRNMGQSMG
- the BG8 gene encoding MHC B-G antigen isoform X25, coding for MGRLHRSPSASQSCFAAGFGCNSDPLRTIPRSQMAFTSGCNHPSFTLPWRTLLPYLVALHLLQPGSAQITVVAPSLRVTAIVGQDVVLRCHLSPCKDVRNSDIRWIQQRSSRLVHHYRNGVDLGQMEEYKGRTELLRDGLSDGNLDLRITAVTSSDSGSYSCAVQDGDAYAEAVVNLEVSDPFSMIILYWTVALAVIITLLVGSFVVNVFLHRKKVAQSRELKRKDAELVEKAAALERKDAELAEQAALSKQRDAMLEKHVLKLEEKTDEVENWNSVLKKDSEEMGYGFAELKKLAAELEKHSEEMGTRDLKLERLAAKLEHQTKELEKQHSQFQRHFQNMYLSAGKQKKMVTKLEEHCEWMVRRNVKLEAAAVKVGHKAKESEKQKSELKERHEEMAEQTEAVEKPSEESD
- the BG8 gene encoding MHC B-G antigen isoform X5 — encoded protein: MGRLHRSPSASQSCFAAGFGCNSDPLRTIPRSQMAFTSGCNHPSFTLPWRTLLPYLVALHLLQPGSAQITVVAPSLRVTAIVGQDVVLRCHLSPCKDVRNSDIRWIQQRSSRLVHHYRNGVDLGQMEEYKGRTELLRDGLSDGNLDLRITAVTSSDSGSYSCAVQDGDAYAEAVVNLEVSDPFSMIILYWTVALAVIITLLVGSFVVNVFLHRKKVAQSRELKRKDAELVEKAAALERKDAELAEQAALSKQRDAMLEKHVLKLEEKTDEVENWNSVLKKDSEEMGYGFAELKKLAAELEKHSEEMGTRDLKLERLAAKLEHQTKELEKQHSQFQRHFQNMYLSAGKQKKMVTKLEEHCEWMVRRNVKLGESSSPTKEMWGLPWDQPWDDKLNLIMCFLFVPFAEAAAVKVGHKAKESEKQKSELKERHEEMEQTEAVGESLSPNQRNMGQSMG
- the BG8 gene encoding MHC B-G antigen isoform 2 precursor (isoform 2 precursor is encoded by transcript variant 2), which translates into the protein MAFTSGCNHPSFTLPWRTLLPYLVALHLLQPGSAQITVVAPSLRVTAIVGQDVVLRCHLSPCKDVRNSDIRWIQQRSSRLVHHYRNGVDLGQMEEYKGRTELLRDGLSDGNLDLRITAVTSSDSGSYSCAVQDGDAYAEAVVNLEVSDPFSMIILYWTVALAVIITLLVGSFVVNVFLHRKKVAQSRELKRKDAELVEKAAALERKDAELAEQAALSKQRDAMLEKHVLKLEEKTDEVENWNSVLKKDSEEMGYGFAELKKLAAELEKHSEEMGTRDLKLERLAAKLEHQTKELEKQHSQFQRHFQNMYLSAGKQKKMVTKLEEHCEWMVRRNVKLEAAAVKVGHKAKESEKQKSELKERHEEMGQQAKESEKQKSELKERHEEMEQTEAVVVETEE
- the BG8 gene encoding MHC B-G antigen isoform 1 precursor (isoform 1 precursor is encoded by transcript variant 4), giving the protein MAFTSGCNHPSFTLPWRTLLPYLVALHLLQPGSAQITVVAPSLRVTAIVGQDVVLRCHLSPCKDVRNSDIRWIQQRSSRLVHHYRNGVDLGQMEEYKGRTELLRDGLSDGNLDLRITAVTSSDSGSYSCAVQDGDAYAEAVVNLEVSDPFSMIILYWTVALAVIITLLVGSFVVNVFLHRKKVAQSRELKRKDAELVEKAAALERKDAELAEQAALSKQRDAMLEKHVLKLEEKTDEVENWNSVLKKDSEEMGYGFAELKKLAAELEKHSEEMGTRDLKLERLAAKLEHQTKELEKQHSQFQRHFQNMYLSAGKQKKMVTKLEEHCEWMVRRNVKLEAAAVKVGHKAKESEKQKSELKERHEEMGQQAKESEKQKSELKERHEEMAEQTEAVVVETEE